Proteins co-encoded in one Govania unica genomic window:
- a CDS encoding DsbA family protein — translation MINHLNKRFMAVAALVVGLGFGLGFGPVMAAGQAPAAKAPAAAAPAKPAAEVYDGYTDIVLGKKTAPITVIEYASMTCSHCADFQRTVFPQFKKDYIDTGKAKYIMRHFVLNGPDLIASMIARCSPEPRYYAFVDGLLTRQADWMPGWETMPQPAENATPYEIAKAAKMDQFVRPMGFTDAKLKSCLASDKVRTDLLKLRQEGVSEYKIQGTPTILINGKVFDGDHTFSAFDKALKAAK, via the coding sequence ATGATCAATCATCTAAATAAGCGTTTTATGGCTGTGGCTGCGTTGGTGGTCGGGCTTGGGTTTGGGCTGGGGTTTGGGCCGGTGATGGCGGCGGGCCAGGCCCCCGCTGCGAAGGCTCCGGCTGCTGCGGCCCCGGCGAAACCTGCGGCCGAGGTTTATGACGGCTATACCGATATCGTGCTTGGCAAGAAAACCGCGCCGATCACGGTGATCGAATATGCCTCCATGACCTGTTCCCACTGCGCCGACTTCCAACGCACGGTGTTTCCGCAGTTCAAAAAGGACTATATCGACACCGGCAAAGCCAAATATATCATGCGCCATTTCGTGCTGAACGGGCCGGATCTGATCGCCTCCATGATCGCCCGCTGCAGCCCGGAACCGCGCTATTATGCCTTTGTCGATGGGTTGCTGACCCGTCAGGCCGACTGGATGCCGGGCTGGGAAACGATGCCGCAACCGGCTGAAAACGCCACTCCTTATGAGATCGCCAAAGCCGCCAAGATGGACCAGTTCGTGCGGCCCATGGGCTTTACCGACGCCAAGCTCAAGTCCTGCCTCGCGAGCGACAAGGTGCGCACCGATCTGTTGAAGCTGCGCCAGGAAGGGGTGTCCGAATACAAGATCCAGGGCACGCCGACGATTCTCATCAATGGCAAGGTCTTTGACGGCGATCATACCTTTTCCGCCTTTGACAAAGCGTTGAAAGCAGCTAAGTAA
- a CDS encoding DUF721 domain-containing protein, with product MTSPEKEPPKPRKPKRSWKVQSLADSLAPLTREICAKQGFAQSEVITRWRDIVGPTLAAHTLPERLNFPKGQTGATLHILADSGFATELQYLAPQAIDRINGYFGYPAVARLMVKQAPVSLYQRKKTRPNAPDPQDQKAAAEDVAAIEDKGLRAVLTNLGAAVLADSRRKKR from the coding sequence GTGACAAGCCCGGAAAAAGAACCACCCAAACCACGGAAGCCGAAGCGCAGCTGGAAGGTCCAGTCGCTGGCCGATTCGCTTGCGCCGCTGACGCGGGAAATCTGCGCGAAACAGGGCTTTGCCCAAAGCGAAGTCATCACCCGCTGGCGTGATATCGTCGGCCCGACGCTTGCCGCCCATACCCTGCCCGAGCGGCTGAATTTCCCCAAAGGGCAAACGGGCGCCACTCTGCATATTCTGGCCGATAGTGGATTTGCTACGGAACTTCAGTATCTTGCGCCTCAGGCCATTGACCGAATCAATGGCTATTTCGGCTATCCGGCTGTGGCCAGACTGATGGTCAAACAGGCCCCTGTGAGCCTCTATCAGCGGAAGAAAACTCGGCCGAACGCCCCCGATCCGCAAGATCAGAAAGCCGCGGCGGAGGATGTCGCCGCCATCGAGGACAAAGGTCTGCGGGCGGTTCTGACAAATCTTGGTGCCGCCGTACTGGCGGATTCCCGCCGGAAAAAGCGATAG
- the mutY gene encoding A/G-specific adenine glycosylase: MVSDPLAAATALLAWYDKNARVLPWRAPPAARKKTAPYRVWLSEVMLQQTTVPAVIPYFERFTERWPTVDSLAATPLDDLLAAWAGLGYYARARNLHKCATVVAQDHNGKFPTTSDGLRELPGIGPYTAAAIAAIAFDEPATVVDGNVERVMARIFAITDPMPGSKPALRAAAATLTPPNRAGDYAQAVMDLGATVCTPRKPKCLICPWIKICAAHKAGIAETLPSRDRDKAKPIRTGRAYWLQAPHPETGELSVLLTRRPDKGLLGAMLGFPTEGWDANGPVTGLPKGNWQSQGEVRHTFTHFHLILDVLALNLDHPTKAKGIWCPLPDLKSAGLPTIMRKIAKLASA; encoded by the coding sequence ATGGTAAGCGATCCTCTGGCCGCTGCAACTGCTCTGCTCGCCTGGTATGATAAAAATGCGCGGGTTCTGCCCTGGCGCGCCCCGCCAGCCGCGCGAAAAAAAACCGCGCCTTACCGGGTCTGGCTCAGTGAAGTGATGCTTCAGCAGACCACCGTCCCGGCGGTCATTCCCTATTTCGAACGCTTCACCGAACGCTGGCCGACGGTCGACTCCCTGGCCGCCACGCCGCTCGACGATCTGCTCGCCGCCTGGGCCGGGCTCGGCTACTACGCCCGCGCCCGCAATCTGCATAAATGCGCGACCGTTGTGGCCCAAGACCATAACGGCAAGTTCCCAACAACGTCCGACGGCCTGCGCGAGCTTCCCGGCATCGGCCCCTATACCGCCGCCGCCATCGCCGCCATCGCCTTCGATGAACCGGCCACAGTGGTCGACGGCAATGTGGAACGCGTCATGGCCCGCATTTTCGCCATCACCGACCCCATGCCGGGGTCCAAACCCGCCCTCCGCGCCGCCGCGGCCACGCTCACGCCACCCAACCGTGCAGGCGATTACGCGCAAGCCGTCATGGACCTAGGCGCCACCGTCTGCACGCCGCGCAAACCCAAATGCCTGATCTGCCCCTGGATCAAAATCTGCGCCGCCCACAAGGCCGGCATCGCCGAAACCCTGCCCAGCCGCGACCGCGACAAGGCCAAACCAATCCGCACCGGCCGCGCCTATTGGCTGCAAGCCCCCCATCCCGAAACCGGAGAACTCTCCGTCCTCCTGACCCGCCGCCCCGACAAGGGCCTGCTCGGCGCCATGCTGGGCTTCCCCACCGAAGGCTGGGACGCGAACGGCCCGGTCACGGGCCTGCCCAAAGGCAACTGGCAATCCCAAGGCGAGGTGCGCCACACCTTCACCCACTTTCACCTCATCCTCGACGTATTGGCCCTAAACCTCGACCACCCCACCAAAGCCAAGGGAATCTGGTGCCCCCTGCCAGACCTAAAATCCGCCGGCCTTCCCACCATCATGAGAAAAATAGCCAAACTAGCAAGTGCCTGA
- a CDS encoding site-specific DNA-methyltransferase: protein MAIKQKLSELSALPLDQILHGDCIEMMNRLPEKSVDVIFADPPYNLQLQGELHRPNNTVVDGVDDDWDKFESLASYDIFTRAWLAAARRVLKDNGTIWVIGSYHNIFKVGSALQDLDYWVLNDIIWRKTNPMPNFRGTRFTNAHETLIWCSKNKDAKNVTFNYEAMKELNEGLQMRSDWLLPICSGQERVTVNGHKGHATQKPESLLYRVLLSSTKPGDVVLDPFFGSGTSGAVAKKLDRRFIGIEREEKYVKLATDRLKTVTKLENNVISITASKRAEPRIPFGTLVERGLLTPGAVLFDPSRRFSARVRADGTLISERAKGSIHQVGAEMMGAPSCNGWTFWHFEVKGQLVPIDMLRQKVRAELH from the coding sequence ATGGCCATCAAACAAAAATTATCGGAACTTTCGGCGCTGCCGCTGGACCAGATTCTGCACGGCGACTGCATCGAGATGATGAACCGGCTGCCGGAAAAATCCGTCGACGTGATCTTTGCCGACCCACCTTACAACCTCCAGCTTCAGGGCGAACTGCACCGCCCGAACAATACCGTGGTCGATGGCGTCGATGACGATTGGGACAAATTCGAAAGCCTCGCCTCCTATGACATCTTCACCCGCGCCTGGCTTGCCGCCGCACGCCGGGTGTTGAAGGACAACGGCACCATCTGGGTGATCGGGTCCTATCACAATATTTTCAAGGTCGGCTCGGCCCTGCAGGATCTGGATTACTGGGTCCTGAATGACATCATCTGGCGCAAAACCAACCCGATGCCGAATTTTCGCGGCACCCGCTTCACCAACGCCCATGAGACGCTGATCTGGTGTTCAAAGAACAAAGACGCGAAAAACGTCACCTTCAATTACGAAGCCATGAAGGAATTGAACGAGGGGCTGCAAATGCGCTCCGACTGGCTGCTGCCGATTTGCTCCGGTCAGGAGCGCGTCACCGTCAACGGCCATAAGGGCCATGCGACGCAGAAACCCGAAAGCCTGCTTTATCGCGTGCTGCTGTCGTCGACAAAGCCCGGCGATGTGGTGCTGGACCCGTTCTTTGGTTCGGGCACGTCGGGGGCGGTCGCGAAAAAGCTGGATCGCCGGTTTATCGGCATCGAGCGGGAGGAAAAATACGTGAAACTTGCCACCGACCGTTTGAAGACCGTCACCAAGCTCGAGAACAATGTTATTTCCATTACGGCTTCGAAACGAGCTGAGCCGCGCATTCCGTTCGGCACGCTGGTGGAACGCGGGCTGCTGACGCCGGGCGCCGTGTTGTTCGATCCGAGCCGCCGCTTTTCAGCCCGCGTGCGTGCCGATGGGACGTTGATTTCTGAACGCGCCAAAGGGTCGATCCATCAGGTCGGGGCCGAGATGATGGGCGCGCCGTCGTGTAATGGCTGGACGTTCTGGCATTTTGAGGTCAAGGGGCAGCTGGTGCCGATTGATATGTTGCGCCAGAAGGTTCGGGCTGAATTACATTAA
- a CDS encoding ribonuclease HII codes for MARTAVALPADLLAAPSTGPNFLIEQHLGGVVCGIDEAGRGPWAGPVMAAAVVLDPGRVPVGINDSKKLSAAKREVLYGEILGCAQVGIGEASVEEIDELNILQATFLAMGRALGGLPTRPDHALVDGNRKPPLGIPATTVIKGDARSLSIAAASIIAKVFRDHRMTELAKIHPEYAWERNAGYGTAAHSRALAIVGLTPFHRRSFAPIRKLMTQES; via the coding sequence ATGGCCCGTACAGCTGTTGCCTTGCCTGCTGATCTGTTAGCTGCCCCCTCCACCGGGCCGAATTTTTTGATTGAACAGCACCTGGGCGGGGTGGTTTGCGGGATTGATGAGGCTGGGCGGGGGCCTTGGGCGGGGCCGGTTATGGCGGCGGCGGTGGTGCTGGATCCGGGGCGGGTGCCGGTGGGCATCAATGACAGTAAAAAACTTTCGGCGGCTAAGCGCGAAGTGCTTTATGGGGAGATCCTTGGATGCGCTCAGGTCGGCATCGGCGAGGCCAGTGTGGAGGAGATCGACGAGCTTAATATCCTGCAGGCGACGTTTTTGGCCATGGGACGAGCGCTTGGCGGGCTGCCGACGCGACCCGATCATGCGCTGGTGGATGGTAACCGCAAACCGCCGCTGGGTATTCCGGCGACCACCGTCATCAAGGGCGACGCGCGCAGTCTGTCCATCGCCGCCGCCTCCATCATCGCAAAAGTTTTTCGCGATCATCGGATGACGGAATTGGCCAAAATTCATCCCGAGTACGCATGGGAGCGGAACGCAGGATATGGTACGGCGGCTCATTCACGTGCACTAGCAATTGTGGGATTGACTCCTTTTCACCGTCGATCCTTTGCTCCAATTCGTAAGCTAATGACTCAAGAGTCCTAG
- a CDS encoding PA0069 family radical SAM protein — protein MRPVAFQSDPETLARAELRRGRGSVSQASGRFEPTARVGFDDGWDQAEEDAPAPLRTTVTADASRSVLTRNQSPDVPFDRSINPYRGCEHGCIYCFARPSHAYLGLSPGLDFETKLFAKFDAPALLRQELARPSYKPATIALGTNTDPYQPIEREHRIMRGILEVLTETRHPVSIVTKSHLVTRDMDLLADLARDNLVRVFLSVTTLDRPLARAMEPRAATPARRLAAIQELAAAGIPVGVMAAPMIPALNDHELEAILTAAEDAGARSAGYVLLRLPIEVKTLFKEWLNEHYPDRAQRIMNRLRAMRGGRENDPEFGSRMRGQGAEADLLALRFRQAIKRLGLNQPRAPMPSTQFRRPGRDARQMSLF, from the coding sequence ATGCGCCCGGTGGCTTTCCAAAGTGATCCAGAGACCCTCGCGCGGGCTGAGCTGCGGCGCGGGCGGGGATCTGTAAGCCAGGCCTCCGGCCGCTTCGAACCGACGGCGCGGGTCGGTTTCGATGACGGTTGGGACCAGGCGGAGGAGGATGCCCCCGCCCCTCTCCGCACCACGGTCACGGCGGACGCAAGCCGCAGCGTGCTGACCCGCAATCAGTCGCCGGATGTTCCGTTCGATCGCTCCATCAACCCCTACCGCGGCTGTGAACATGGTTGCATCTATTGTTTCGCCCGGCCGTCCCATGCCTATCTCGGGCTGTCACCGGGGCTCGATTTCGAAACCAAGCTGTTCGCCAAATTCGACGCGCCCGCCCTGTTGCGTCAGGAACTGGCGCGGCCGAGCTATAAGCCCGCGACCATCGCCCTTGGCACCAACACCGATCCCTATCAACCGATCGAGCGCGAGCATCGCATCATGCGCGGGATCCTTGAGGTGCTGACGGAAACCCGTCATCCAGTCAGCATCGTCACCAAATCGCATCTGGTGACGCGCGATATGGACCTCCTTGCCGATCTCGCCCGCGACAATCTGGTGCGGGTGTTTCTGTCGGTAACCACCCTCGACCGCCCGCTCGCCCGCGCCATGGAACCGCGCGCCGCCACACCGGCCCGGCGCCTGGCCGCCATTCAGGAGCTTGCCGCAGCCGGAATCCCGGTCGGCGTCATGGCCGCCCCCATGATTCCGGCGCTCAATGACCATGAACTTGAAGCCATTCTGACCGCAGCCGAAGACGCCGGGGCAAGGTCGGCGGGCTATGTTCTGCTCCGGCTGCCGATCGAGGTGAAGACCCTGTTCAAGGAATGGCTCAACGAACATTACCCCGACCGCGCGCAACGCATCATGAACCGCCTGCGCGCCATGCGCGGCGGCCGTGAAAACGACCCGGAGTTCGGCAGCCGCATGCGCGGTCAGGGGGCCGAAGCGGACCTGCTGGCACTGCGCTTCCGGCAGGCGATCAAACGCCTCGGCCTCAACCAGCCGCGCGCTCCCATGCCAAGCACCCAGTTCCGCCGCCCGGGGCGGGACGCAAGGCAGATGTCGTTGTTTTGA
- a CDS encoding SgcJ/EcaC family oxidoreductase: MKSLTVLALAATLAGCATTPSGAPTRTEGAHMESCKATSDQEIAALFDRWNQSLQTGDPHKVVANYAERSILLPTVSNKPRLTPAEKEDYFHHFLENRPSGKIDMRVIELGCNTAVDAGLYTFTFAKTGVMVHGRFTYTYHWNGSEWLITSHHSSAMPEPE, encoded by the coding sequence ATGAAATCTTTAACTGTGCTGGCGCTTGCCGCAACTCTTGCCGGCTGTGCCACGACGCCCTCCGGTGCGCCCACCCGTACAGAGGGCGCGCATATGGAGTCCTGTAAGGCAACCTCCGACCAGGAAATCGCCGCGCTCTTCGATCGCTGGAACCAATCGTTGCAAACGGGCGATCCCCACAAGGTCGTCGCCAACTATGCCGAGCGATCCATCCTCCTGCCGACCGTTTCAAACAAGCCGCGCCTCACCCCAGCCGAGAAAGAGGATTACTTCCATCATTTCCTGGAGAACCGCCCCTCCGGCAAGATCGACATGCGCGTCATTGAACTTGGTTGCAACACAGCCGTCGATGCGGGCCTTTACACATTCACCTTTGCCAAAACTGGGGTAATGGTCCACGGGCGCTTTACCTATACCTATCACTGGAACGGGTCTGAGTGGCTCATCACAAGCCACCATTCCTCGGCAATGCCAGAGCCGGAATAG
- the moaB gene encoding molybdenum cofactor biosynthesis protein B: MPGIDDTRPFVPLNIAVLTVSDSRTEADDSSGALLIERLTTAGHKLADRRIIRDEADAIVDQLKAWIADPEIEIVLSTGGTGVTGRDVTPEAFERVIDKKIEGFGELFRMLSYQTIGTSTIQSRALGGVANGTYLFALPGSRGACKDGWDMILRHQLDNRHRPCNFAELLPRLKER, encoded by the coding sequence ATGCCTGGTATCGACGACACCCGCCCGTTCGTCCCGCTTAACATCGCCGTGCTTACGGTGTCGGACAGCCGGACCGAAGCCGATGACAGTTCGGGCGCGTTGTTGATCGAGCGCTTGACCACCGCCGGGCATAAGCTCGCCGACCGTCGTATCATCCGCGATGAGGCGGATGCCATCGTGGACCAGCTTAAAGCCTGGATCGCCGACCCCGAGATTGAAATCGTGCTGTCGACGGGTGGCACCGGAGTGACCGGCCGGGATGTGACGCCTGAGGCCTTTGAGCGCGTGATAGACAAGAAGATCGAGGGCTTTGGCGAGCTGTTCCGGATGCTGAGCTATCAGACCATCGGCACCTCGACCATCCAGTCGCGGGCCTTGGGCGGGGTGGCGAACGGGACTTATCTGTTTGCCCTCCCCGGCAGTCGCGGGGCCTGCAAGGACGGCTGGGACATGATCCTCCGCCATCAGCTGGATAATCGCCACCGCCCCTGCAATTTCGCCGAACTGCTGCCGAGGTTGAAGGAACGCTGA